One stretch of Nitratiruptor tergarcus DSM 16512 DNA includes these proteins:
- a CDS encoding carbonic anhydrase: protein MHIKKFIDNYQEFKKIHFKKYEKLFEELALKGQSPKTLFIGCSDSRVVPDLITGAKPGDLFVFRNIGNFVPPFKPDNDFHATASAIEYAVSVLEVRDIIICGHSHCGACESLYKEIPQNIELIHIKKWLEIGEPAKEIAIDTVGTEDNELLLRTTEKASILVQLQNLLTYPAVKERVEADKLFLHGWYYKIESGEIEYFDEEEGDFKPIEP from the coding sequence ATGCATATAAAAAAATTTATAGATAATTATCAAGAATTTAAAAAAATTCATTTTAAAAAATATGAAAAGCTCTTTGAAGAGCTTGCTTTAAAGGGACAGAGCCCAAAAACACTTTTCATAGGATGCAGCGACTCACGCGTTGTTCCAGATCTAATTACGGGAGCAAAGCCAGGAGATCTCTTTGTCTTTCGCAACATTGGCAATTTTGTTCCTCCATTTAAACCCGATAACGATTTTCATGCAACAGCGAGTGCGATTGAGTATGCTGTGAGTGTGTTAGAGGTAAGAGATATTATTATTTGTGGGCATAGTCACTGTGGAGCTTGCGAGAGTCTCTATAAAGAGATCCCGCAAAATATTGAGCTCATACATATTAAAAAATGGCTTGAGATTGGAGAGCCTGCAAAAGAGATTGCGATTGATACTGTTGGCACCGAAGATAATGAGCTTTTGTTGCGTACTACAGAAAAGGCTTCAATTTTGGTGCAACTTCAAAATCTTCTTACCTATCCTGCTGTAAAAGAGAGGGTAGAAGCGGATAAACTCTTCTTGCATGGATGGTACTATAAAATTGAATCTGGCGAAATTGAGTATTTTGATGAGGAAGAGGGGGATTTCAAGCCTATAGAGCCTTGA
- the uvrB gene encoding excinuclease ABC subunit UvrB: MAKFKMVTDFSPAGDQPKAIEKLTLSIKEGNRYQTLLGVTGSGKTYTMAKIIENLQIPTLIMTHNKTLAAQLYSEFKGFFPKNHVEYFISYYDYYQPEAYLPRQDLFIEKDSSINDELERLRLSATASLLEYEDVIVVASVSANYGLGNPHEYRKMVFKFEVGNEIGQRELLLRLLEMGYKRNDKFFDRGDFRVSGDVIDVYPAYFEEEAVRIEFFGDEIESIYIFDPLTNKKLADRDSFTLYSASQFIVGQNRLTEAIKSIEKELEERLDYFYKENKLVEYQRLKQRTEFDLEMLETTGTCKGIENYSRHLTGKKPGETPYSLLDYFEAMGKPYLIIVDESHVSLPQFRGMYAGDRSRKEVLVEYGFRLPSALDNRPLKFEEFINKAPHYLFVSATPGELELELSSVVAEQIIRPTGLLDPLIALAPSSRQVEILHDEAKKEIEKGNRVLVTTLTKKMAEDLTKYYADLGLKVRYMHSEIDAIERNQLIRGLRRGEFDILVGINLLREGLDLPEVSLVAVLDADKEGFLRSETSLIQTMGRAARNASGRVIMFADKIEEYQELQNSEDLEQVKEKITGSMYRAIKTTLERRKKQEAYNKAHGITPKTVKRRLDENLKSEDLDKLYERKKKMEKIPPSEKEKIIKELRKAMHEAAQKLEFEEAARLRDEIEKIKAL; this comes from the coding sequence TTGGCAAAATTTAAGATGGTCACTGACTTCTCTCCAGCTGGAGATCAACCAAAAGCAATAGAAAAACTTACACTCTCTATTAAAGAGGGCAACCGCTACCAAACACTTTTGGGAGTCACAGGAAGCGGTAAGACATATACAATGGCAAAGATTATTGAAAATCTACAAATACCAACTCTTATCATGACACACAATAAAACCTTAGCAGCACAGCTTTATAGTGAATTCAAAGGATTTTTCCCAAAAAACCATGTAGAGTATTTCATCAGCTACTACGACTACTACCAACCAGAAGCCTACCTCCCAAGACAAGATCTCTTCATTGAAAAAGATAGCTCCATCAACGATGAGCTAGAGCGTTTGCGTCTCAGTGCTACAGCTAGCCTTTTGGAGTATGAAGATGTGATAGTAGTAGCATCAGTAAGTGCAAACTACGGACTTGGTAACCCTCATGAATATAGAAAAATGGTCTTTAAGTTTGAAGTGGGAAACGAGATTGGCCAAAGAGAGCTACTCTTGCGTCTTTTAGAGATGGGATATAAACGCAATGATAAATTTTTTGATAGAGGAGATTTTCGCGTAAGCGGAGATGTGATAGATGTATATCCAGCATACTTTGAAGAGGAGGCTGTGAGAATCGAGTTTTTTGGAGATGAGATTGAATCAATATATATCTTCGATCCCCTCACAAACAAGAAACTAGCTGATAGAGACTCTTTTACCCTCTACTCAGCAAGCCAATTTATCGTAGGACAAAACCGCCTCACTGAAGCGATTAAATCGATTGAAAAGGAGCTTGAAGAGCGCTTGGACTACTTTTATAAAGAGAATAAACTTGTAGAGTATCAGCGTCTCAAACAGCGCACTGAATTTGATCTAGAGATGCTTGAGACCACAGGAACATGTAAAGGTATTGAAAACTACTCGCGCCACCTCACTGGCAAAAAACCTGGCGAAACGCCCTATTCACTTCTTGACTACTTTGAAGCAATGGGCAAGCCCTATCTCATAATAGTAGATGAGTCCCATGTAAGCCTTCCCCAATTTCGTGGGATGTATGCGGGAGACAGGAGCCGCAAAGAGGTGCTTGTAGAGTATGGATTTAGACTCCCTAGCGCTCTTGATAACCGTCCACTTAAATTTGAAGAGTTTATCAATAAAGCGCCTCACTATCTCTTTGTTTCAGCAACCCCAGGAGAGTTGGAGCTTGAGCTCTCCAGTGTAGTAGCCGAGCAGATTATTCGCCCAACGGGCCTTCTCGATCCTCTCATTGCTCTAGCTCCAAGCAGCAGGCAAGTAGAAATTTTGCATGATGAAGCAAAAAAGGAGATCGAAAAAGGAAACAGAGTACTTGTAACAACCCTTACAAAAAAGATGGCTGAAGACTTAACTAAATACTATGCAGATTTAGGGCTCAAAGTGCGCTATATGCACTCTGAAATTGATGCAATCGAGCGAAACCAGCTTATCCGAGGTTTGCGTAGAGGAGAGTTTGATATTCTTGTGGGTATCAACCTCTTGCGAGAAGGGCTTGATCTGCCAGAAGTAAGCCTCGTAGCAGTGCTTGATGCAGATAAAGAGGGCTTTTTAAGAAGTGAGACAAGCCTCATTCAGACAATGGGACGAGCAGCAAGAAATGCAAGTGGGAGAGTCATTATGTTTGCAGATAAAATTGAAGAGTATCAAGAACTGCAAAATTCAGAAGATCTTGAGCAGGTAAAAGAGAAAATAACAGGCTCAATGTATCGCGCTATAAAAACCACACTTGAGCGGCGCAAAAAGCAAGAAGCATACAATAAAGCACACGGCATTACACCAAAAACAGTCAAACGACGCCTCGATGAAAATCTCAAAAGCGAAGATCTCGATAAACTCTATGAGCGCAAAAAAAAGATGGAGAAAATTCCACCAAGTGAAAAAGAGAAAATCATCAAAGAGCTGCGTAAGGCTATGCATGAAGCAGCACAAAAACTTGAGTTTGAGGAGGCAGCAAGACTCAGAGACGAAATTGAAAAAATCAAGGCTCTATAG
- the zapB gene encoding cell division protein ZapB, whose protein sequence is MEHIDLMEKLSQKIDDLLDKYTILKDENERLRTELVTCKAASEEKDKEIEKLRDELAMKNLEIDEIIKKIENLVS, encoded by the coding sequence ATGGAACATATCGATTTGATGGAAAAGCTCTCGCAAAAAATTGATGATCTTCTTGATAAATATACAATATTGAAAGATGAGAACGAACGACTGCGTACAGAGCTTGTCACATGCAAAGCAGCAAGCGAAGAGAAAGATAAAGAGATTGAAAAGCTGCGTGATGAGCTGGCAATGAAAAATTTAGAGATTGATGAGATTATCAAAAAGATAGAAAATCTTGTGAGTTAG
- a CDS encoding type II secretion system protein, giving the protein MRRGGFTMIELIFVIVILGILAAVALPKFIGVGEQARTAKIKAFVGTLNRTVGPTLWSKSIAEGHNGQIRNYYCRDLAKYTDIPDEVRKMRGNRCDFRINNQKTGLSGVITFTDGNATDSPRWDLNISS; this is encoded by the coding sequence ATGAGACGTGGTGGTTTTACTATGATTGAGTTGATCTTCGTGATCGTTATCTTAGGTATCTTAGCAGCAGTTGCATTGCCAAAGTTTATTGGTGTGGGTGAGCAAGCAAGAACAGCAAAGATTAAAGCTTTTGTAGGAACGCTTAATAGAACTGTTGGACCAACACTTTGGAGTAAATCTATAGCAGAGGGGCACAATGGACAGATTCGTAATTATTATTGTAGAGATTTGGCTAAATATACGGATATTCCTGATGAAGTTAGGAAAATGAGGGGTAATAGGTGTGATTTTAGGATAAATAATCAAAAAACAGGTTTGTCAGGTGTGATTACATTTACAGATGGAAATGCTACAGATTCACCAAGATGGGATCTCAATATCAGTAGTTAA
- a CDS encoding type II secretion system protein, producing MQRSAFTMIEFIFVIVVLGVLAMVALPRYFTVEELAQKNIAKAFTATLTRTVGHSLWSKSLFAGRKGSIKSDNDGDNFLFYGRSLEMYVSIPKYFDKTSVDFSQCVTPGNVAHPFIAKNPNVGGKYNVFCRDGNETDAPKFVVAAKDTYSF from the coding sequence ATGCAACGCTCAGCTTTTACTATGATAGAGTTTATTTTTGTCATAGTAGTTCTTGGGGTTTTGGCTATGGTAGCCTTACCCCGCTATTTTACTGTAGAAGAGCTTGCGCAAAAAAACATTGCCAAAGCTTTTACTGCTACGCTCACTAGAACTGTAGGACACTCTTTATGGTCAAAGTCTCTCTTTGCGGGGAGAAAAGGCAGTATAAAAAGTGATAATGATGGGGATAATTTTCTCTTCTATGGACGCAGTCTGGAAATGTATGTCTCCATTCCAAAATATTTTGATAAAACAAGTGTAGATTTTAGTCAATGTGTTACTCCTGGGAATGTTGCGCATCCTTTCATTGCAAAAAATCCAAATGTTGGAGGCAAATATAACGTTTTTTGCCGCGATGGTAATGAAACCGATGCACCAAAGTTTGTTGTTGCAGCTAAAGATACATATAGTTTTTAG
- a CDS encoding type II secretion system protein, whose amino-acid sequence MGRIKRAFTLIELVFVIVVLGILATIALPKLGGAMDEAQISNAKSTVTAIRSGLQVYKNRHILLGQDPYPSALENDSSKLFSNVLPHPITPSTNPGGWSKEGNYYIFHANQGKIAFSYNKDTGEFSCIEGTPTTVEGACKNF is encoded by the coding sequence ATGGGCAGAATAAAAAGAGCCTTTACATTAATTGAGCTTGTTTTTGTAATAGTTGTATTAGGAATATTAGCCACGATTGCATTGCCAAAACTAGGTGGAGCAATGGATGAGGCGCAGATAAGCAATGCAAAATCGACTGTAACAGCAATACGTTCTGGTCTACAAGTCTATAAGAATCGTCACATACTCCTTGGACAAGATCCTTATCCCAGTGCTTTAGAAAACGACAGCTCTAAGCTCTTTTCCAATGTCCTTCCTCATCCAATTACTCCTTCTACTAATCCTGGAGGTTGGAGTAAAGAGGGAAATTACTACATATTCCATGCTAATCAAGGGAAAATAGCTTTTAGCTATAATAAAGATACAGGTGAATTTTCTTGCATAGAAGGAACTCCTACGACTGTTGAAGGAGCGTGTAAAAATTTTTGA
- a CDS encoding primosomal protein N', which produces MHYYEIALINTPLQLTYSCEDKREIGEVVEVSLRNRHTRGVIVQEVTKPTFECLPIENSTSFFYTSEQIAIAQFIAKYYVSSFGEAIGLFVPFKENQKKQNLSLPINNTITLSPQQQEAMEFIKSHPVSLLFGETGSGKTEIYIELIKKKLSEGKSAIFLMPEISLTPQMEKRLQAVFGDGVVIWHSKLTKKKRELHLSKIYDGTARVVAGPRSALFLPLQNLGLIVVDEEHDDSYKALNAPRINAKDVAIYMGKKLDIPVVLGSATPSVTSYYKYPHFQLKKFYQTKKDFFFDTGNGFTPTIIEELEQVLSRKKQALIFIPTRAHFKYLICQECGEAVKCPYCDVGMSVHFDKRALRCHYCNFTEFIPQKCPHCGSEELSTKRMGTSEAVEELQTLFPQAVIEKFDKDVVTTQKKLETILQRFSNKEIDILVGTQMLSKGHDYPDVTLSVIFGLDFLLAMADYRAREKAVALLLQIAGRAGRREYAKVIIQTKNEEFFKRYLDFKLFLQEELALRQGFYPPFVRLALLRFSHKNRQIAQEAMEEVLQRLQAFKSVEIVGYGPNAIEKIAGKFRFHILLKSAFATELLKAIYASKNELCEVDMDPVNFT; this is translated from the coding sequence ATGCATTATTATGAAATAGCTCTTATCAATACTCCTTTACAATTAACATACTCTTGCGAAGACAAAAGAGAGATTGGGGAAGTAGTAGAAGTTAGCCTTCGCAATAGACACACAAGAGGTGTAATTGTACAGGAGGTTACAAAACCCACATTCGAATGTCTTCCTATTGAAAATAGTACTTCGTTTTTTTACACTTCCGAGCAGATAGCGATAGCGCAATTTATAGCAAAATATTATGTCTCTAGTTTTGGTGAGGCTATAGGGCTTTTTGTGCCTTTTAAAGAAAACCAAAAGAAGCAAAATTTATCACTTCCAATAAACAATACCATAACCCTTTCACCCCAGCAGCAAGAGGCTATGGAGTTTATTAAGTCTCATCCCGTATCACTTCTCTTTGGAGAAACTGGAAGCGGAAAAACAGAGATTTACATAGAACTCATTAAAAAGAAGCTAAGTGAGGGAAAGAGTGCTATTTTTTTGATGCCAGAGATCTCTTTGACACCCCAAATGGAGAAGAGACTGCAAGCTGTTTTTGGTGATGGGGTAGTGATTTGGCATAGTAAACTCACAAAGAAAAAAAGAGAGCTGCATCTTTCTAAGATTTATGATGGCACAGCTCGGGTTGTTGCAGGACCAAGAAGTGCACTCTTTTTGCCACTACAAAATCTGGGACTCATTGTGGTAGATGAAGAGCATGACGATAGCTACAAGGCTTTGAATGCTCCAAGGATCAATGCAAAAGATGTAGCTATATATATGGGTAAAAAATTAGATATTCCAGTGGTTTTAGGAAGTGCCACACCGAGCGTGACAAGTTATTACAAGTATCCTCACTTTCAATTAAAAAAGTTTTATCAAACAAAAAAAGATTTTTTCTTTGATACAGGCAATGGGTTTACTCCTACAATTATTGAAGAGCTCGAGCAGGTACTTTCCCGAAAAAAGCAGGCTCTTATCTTTATTCCAACACGTGCCCATTTTAAATATCTCATCTGCCAAGAGTGTGGAGAGGCTGTGAAGTGTCCTTACTGCGATGTAGGAATGAGCGTACATTTTGATAAGCGGGCTTTGCGATGTCACTACTGCAACTTTACTGAATTTATCCCACAAAAGTGTCCTCACTGCGGAAGTGAGGAGCTAAGTACCAAGCGTATGGGAACTAGTGAGGCAGTTGAAGAGCTGCAAACTCTCTTTCCGCAAGCAGTGATAGAGAAATTTGATAAAGATGTAGTAACAACACAAAAAAAACTTGAAACGATTTTACAGCGCTTTAGTAATAAAGAGATAGATATTCTCGTTGGTACACAGATGCTCTCCAAAGGACATGACTATCCTGATGTTACATTGAGTGTAATTTTTGGGCTTGATTTTTTGCTTGCGATGGCTGATTATAGAGCACGAGAAAAGGCTGTTGCACTTTTGCTCCAAATTGCGGGACGTGCTGGAAGAAGAGAATATGCCAAAGTGATTATACAGACGAAAAATGAAGAATTTTTCAAAAGATATCTAGATTTTAAGCTCTTTTTACAAGAAGAGCTAGCCTTACGCCAAGGATTTTATCCTCCTTTTGTGCGCTTAGCGCTTTTGCGGTTTTCGCACAAAAACCGTCAAATAGCACAAGAGGCGATGGAGGAGGTATTGCAGCGTTTGCAAGCTTTCAAAAGTGTAGAGATTGTGGGATATGGACCAAATGCTATTGAGAAAATCGCTGGGAAGTTTCGTTTTCATATTCTATTAAAAAGCGCTTTTGCAACAGAGCTTCTCAAAGCGATTTATGCTTCTAAAAATGAGTTGTGTGAAGTGGATATGGATCCTGTCAATTTTACATAG
- the rpmE gene encoding 50S ribosomal protein L31: protein MKKGIHPEYVECEVTCACGNHFVVLSNKPQLKIDICNKCHPFFTGSEKIVDTTGRVDKFKKKYNLK from the coding sequence ATGAAAAAAGGTATCCATCCAGAGTATGTTGAATGCGAAGTAACATGTGCATGTGGCAACCATTTTGTAGTACTTTCAAATAAACCACAGTTAAAAATAGATATTTGCAATAAATGCCATCCATTTTTCACTGGAAGTGAAAAAATCGTAGATACAACAGGTCGTGTAGATAAATTTAAAAAGAAATATAACTTGAAATAA
- the rsmI gene encoding 16S rRNA (cytidine(1402)-2'-O)-methyltransferase — protein sequence MLTLVPTPIGNLEDITFRALHALEEADILLCEDTRVTKRLLHLLSQKYKRDFGTKEFIALHEHNQKSFLAKIDPFFFTRNVVYVSDAGMPGISDPGALLVQYAQEHGVPYDVLPGASAVVTAYAASGFEGGFCFFGFLPHKGNARKEALQEALASQNNAVIYEAPHRLLKLLDEIAAIDPQRVLFLAKELTKSHQSFFKGQAQELARQIPQEKVKGEWVVVVEKATTKRETITLSLEEILQLPLPKKDLAKLLAQVSDKSVKEWYTYLNEN from the coding sequence TTGCTCACCCTTGTTCCCACTCCTATCGGCAATCTCGAAGATATTACCTTCAGGGCTCTTCATGCCCTAGAAGAAGCTGATATTTTACTGTGTGAAGATACGCGTGTAACAAAAAGACTTCTTCATCTACTCTCGCAAAAATATAAAAGAGATTTTGGCACAAAAGAGTTTATAGCACTCCATGAGCACAATCAAAAGAGCTTTCTTGCAAAAATTGATCCTTTCTTTTTTACTCGTAACGTAGTATATGTGAGTGATGCTGGTATGCCAGGTATAAGTGATCCGGGAGCACTTTTGGTACAGTATGCACAAGAGCATGGAGTGCCATACGATGTATTGCCAGGAGCTAGTGCAGTAGTGACTGCTTATGCAGCAAGTGGGTTTGAGGGTGGTTTTTGCTTTTTTGGTTTCTTGCCTCATAAAGGAAATGCAAGAAAAGAGGCTTTGCAAGAGGCTTTAGCATCCCAAAACAATGCTGTTATTTATGAAGCTCCTCACAGACTCCTAAAACTTCTTGACGAGATTGCTGCAATTGATCCACAAAGAGTTCTCTTTTTGGCAAAAGAGCTTACCAAATCGCATCAAAGTTTTTTCAAAGGTCAAGCACAAGAGCTGGCACGCCAAATACCTCAAGAGAAGGTAAAGGGAGAGTGGGTTGTGGTTGTTGAGAAAGCAACTACAAAAAGAGAAACAATTACTCTTTCATTAGAAGAGATTTTGCAACTACCACTTCCAAAAAAAGATCTTGCCAAACTTTTAGCGCAAGTTAGCGATAAAAGCGTTAAAGAGTGGTACACTTATCTTAATGAAAATTAA
- the rlmB gene encoding 23S rRNA (guanosine(2251)-2'-O)-methyltransferase RlmB produces the protein MIVYGKQIFTYIVDKHPHIIKHVYVSKELDKKDFAKLRALGIKVVRVDNKKAQSLSRGGNHQGVLLEIDDFLFATLQSIKEESFLVLLYGVTDVGNIGSIVRSAYALGAGGVVVSGLKSLKMEGVIRRSSGAALDLPIVLYPNLLDLMKELQDSGTKIYGADMQGEDVRKVHFVGKRAILLGSEGEGLPKKALQKCDKRLQIKMEREFDSLNVAAAAAIFIDRMRDG, from the coding sequence ATGATAGTCTATGGCAAGCAGATATTTACCTATATTGTAGACAAGCATCCTCATATTATCAAACATGTCTATGTGAGCAAAGAGTTAGATAAAAAAGATTTTGCAAAACTCCGGGCTCTTGGCATAAAAGTTGTAAGGGTAGATAATAAAAAGGCGCAAAGTCTGAGTCGTGGTGGTAATCATCAAGGAGTTTTGCTTGAAATTGACGATTTTCTATTTGCCACACTGCAAAGTATAAAAGAAGAGAGTTTTTTAGTTTTGCTCTATGGCGTAACGGATGTTGGCAACATTGGTTCAATTGTTCGCAGCGCGTACGCTTTGGGCGCAGGTGGAGTGGTTGTGAGTGGATTGAAGTCCTTGAAAATGGAAGGAGTAATTCGTAGAAGCAGTGGTGCAGCCCTTGATCTACCAATAGTGCTCTATCCAAATCTTTTGGATCTTATGAAAGAGCTGCAAGATAGTGGCACAAAGATATATGGGGCAGATATGCAAGGCGAAGATGTGAGAAAAGTGCACTTTGTCGGAAAGAGAGCGATACTTTTAGGAAGTGAAGGGGAGGGTCTTCCCAAAAAAGCACTGCAAAAATGTGATAAACGGTTACAAATCAAGATGGAACGAGAATTTGATTCTCTCAATGTAGCAGCTGCAGCGGCAATTTTTATAGATAGGATGAGAGATGGGTGA
- a CDS encoding LL-diaminopimelate aminotransferase translates to MFDEIRFNKIDRLPKYVFAAVNEIKMAARRAGEDIIDFSMGNPDGPAPQHIIDKLIEAAQKPKNHGYSASKGIYKLRLAICNWYERRYGVALDPESEAVATMGSKEGYVHLVQAITNPGDVAIVPDPTYPIHSYAFILAGGSVHKMELQYNEEFEVDEEQFFKDLHKSLNEAFPKPKYLVVNFPHNPSTATVTPEFYEELVRIAKKERFYIISDIAYADLTYDGYKTPSILAVEGAKDVAVESFTLSKSYNMAGWRVGFVVGNKKLIGALQKIKSWIDYGMFTPIQVAATVALNGPQDCVEEIRKKYEKRRDVLVDSFSRAGWHINKPKATMFVWARIPQEFRQMGSLEFSKKLLTEAKVAVSPGIGFGEGGEEYVRIALIENEKRIRQAAKNIKKFLANYKEI, encoded by the coding sequence ATGTTTGATGAGATTAGATTCAATAAAATCGATAGATTGCCAAAATATGTTTTTGCAGCAGTTAATGAGATTAAAATGGCTGCACGCCGTGCTGGTGAAGATATAATTGATTTTAGTATGGGAAATCCTGACGGTCCCGCACCACAACATATAATTGATAAACTCATAGAAGCTGCACAAAAGCCAAAGAACCATGGATATAGTGCGAGTAAAGGGATTTATAAGCTGCGCCTAGCAATTTGTAACTGGTATGAGAGACGCTATGGTGTGGCTTTGGATCCTGAGAGTGAAGCTGTGGCTACAATGGGAAGCAAAGAGGGATATGTCCATCTTGTGCAGGCTATTACCAATCCTGGTGATGTGGCAATTGTTCCTGATCCTACATATCCGATACACTCCTATGCTTTTATACTTGCAGGTGGTAGTGTGCATAAGATGGAGTTGCAGTACAATGAAGAGTTTGAAGTTGATGAGGAGCAGTTTTTCAAAGATCTTCATAAATCTCTCAACGAAGCCTTTCCAAAGCCAAAATATCTTGTAGTCAATTTTCCTCACAACCCTTCTACTGCTACAGTGACTCCAGAGTTTTATGAAGAGCTCGTGCGGATTGCAAAAAAAGAGCGATTTTATATCATCAGTGATATTGCATATGCAGATCTTACCTATGATGGGTATAAGACTCCATCTATTTTAGCAGTTGAAGGTGCAAAAGATGTGGCAGTAGAGAGCTTTACACTCTCTAAAAGCTACAATATGGCTGGCTGGCGTGTTGGCTTTGTTGTAGGAAACAAAAAGCTCATCGGTGCACTGCAAAAAATTAAGAGCTGGATAGATTATGGGATGTTTACTCCTATTCAAGTGGCAGCTACAGTGGCTCTCAATGGTCCACAAGATTGTGTAGAAGAGATTCGTAAAAAATATGAAAAAAGAAGAGATGTATTAGTTGACTCTTTTAGTAGAGCTGGATGGCATATCAACAAACCGAAAGCTACAATGTTTGTATGGGCGAGGATCCCACAGGAGTTTCGCCAAATGGGAAGCTTAGAGTTTTCTAAAAAGCTTCTTACCGAAGCAAAAGTTGCTGTGAGTCCCGGGATTGGATTTGGCGAAGGTGGTGAAGAGTATGTGCGCATCGCATTGATAGAGAATGAAAAGAGAATTCGTCAGGCAGCCAAAAATATTAAGAAATTTTTAGCCAATTACAAGGAAATATAA
- a CDS encoding homoserine dehydrogenase, whose translation MVKVGIIGVGTVGTSVVKILEKNRDIITARAGKEIRVVKGVVRDLSKKRDLTIPLTTDPYEVTDDPSIDIVVELMGGVEEAYKIVRRALENKKAVVTANKALLAYHRYDLKELAQDIPFEFEASVAGGIPIIKALREGLSANHIEAISGIMNGTCNYILTKMAQERVAFDEVLAEAQELGYAEADPTFDIEGYDAAHKLLILASIAYGIDAKPEDILIEGITNIDKLDFEFAQEFGYAIKLLTIAKKRGNEVELRVHPTLVPKDRMIAKVDGVMNGVSVIGDVVGETMYYGPGAGGDATASAVISNIIDIARGGKCSPMLGFKRPLESGMRLAAKDAIETKYYLRFVVEDRPGILAKIASIFGEYAISIESMLQKPSCEGLANLLLSTHQTTENAIQKALEDLKQQEFLKQEPAMIRMEE comes from the coding sequence ATGGTAAAAGTTGGCATTATTGGGGTAGGGACAGTTGGAACGAGCGTTGTTAAAATTTTAGAAAAAAATCGCGATATTATTACCGCACGTGCTGGCAAAGAGATTAGAGTTGTCAAAGGGGTTGTACGAGACCTCTCTAAAAAAAGAGATCTGACTATTCCACTTACAACTGATCCCTATGAAGTGACAGACGATCCTTCAATCGATATAGTTGTAGAGCTTATGGGTGGGGTAGAGGAGGCTTATAAAATAGTAAGACGTGCCTTGGAAAATAAAAAGGCTGTGGTCACTGCAAACAAAGCACTTTTAGCATATCATCGCTATGACCTTAAAGAGTTAGCACAAGATATCCCTTTTGAGTTTGAGGCAAGTGTTGCAGGCGGTATTCCTATTATCAAAGCTTTGCGTGAAGGGCTCAGCGCCAACCATATCGAAGCGATTAGCGGTATTATGAATGGAACATGTAACTATATTTTGACAAAGATGGCACAAGAGAGAGTCGCATTTGATGAAGTATTAGCAGAAGCACAAGAGCTAGGCTATGCTGAAGCAGATCCTACATTTGATATTGAAGGGTATGATGCAGCCCATAAGCTATTGATTTTAGCAAGTATCGCTTATGGAATAGATGCTAAGCCAGAAGATATATTGATTGAAGGAATTACAAATATAGATAAGCTCGATTTTGAATTTGCGCAAGAGTTTGGCTATGCAATTAAGCTGCTTACAATCGCAAAAAAACGTGGTAATGAGGTAGAACTGCGTGTCCATCCTACGCTTGTTCCAAAGGATCGTATGATTGCAAAAGTTGATGGGGTAATGAATGGTGTAAGTGTCATTGGGGATGTGGTAGGTGAGACGATGTATTATGGTCCCGGTGCTGGAGGAGATGCTACTGCAAGTGCAGTGATTTCCAATATTATCGATATAGCTCGCGGGGGCAAATGTTCACCAATGCTAGGTTTCAAGCGCCCACTTGAATCTGGTATGCGCTTAGCAGCTAAAGATGCAATAGAGACAAAATATTATCTTCGCTTTGTTGTGGAGGATAGACCTGGAATTTTGGCAAAAATAGCTTCTATTTTTGGTGAATATGCAATTTCAATAGAGTCTATGTTGCAAAAGCCATCTTGTGAAGGTTTGGCAAATCTGTTGCTCTCAACGCACCAAACCACTGAAAATGCAATTCAAAAAGCACTTGAGGATCTCAAACAGCAAGAGTTTTTGAAACAAGAACCGGCTATGATAAGGATGGAAGAGTAG